A single region of the Penaeus chinensis breed Huanghai No. 1 chromosome 41, ASM1920278v2, whole genome shotgun sequence genome encodes:
- the LOC125047655 gene encoding DNA excision repair protein ERCC-1-like isoform X2, producing MSAAEESTGDAPAAASSVAGESKIKSGYVDIKKMQENSGASSVFSKAFGNLKKSEFYEEPPPEVKSASELNNAKNAASGGTKPATKNCVIVSSRQRGNPILKSIRNVPWEYGEIVPDYTMGSTTCALFLSLRYHNLNPNYVHDRLKQLGRQYELRVLLVLVDVKDPHHELKQLTKICVMADMTLMLAWNNEEAGRIIEVYKMFEHKPPDLIMEKQDGNPYSMLIDALTSIRSINRTDAMTLLSNFGSLEKILAATQEELAFCPGLGPQKATKLHKVLKQPFKKNDTQKKLNTQQQKVLSSSSQSKEVEDVTEK from the exons ATGTCAGCAGCAGAGGAGAGCACAGGAGATGCTCCAGCAGCAGCTTCATCTGTCGCAGGTGAAAGCAAAATCAAATCTGGATATGTTGATATCAAGAAAATGCAAGAGAATTCTGGAGCTTCCTCAGTGTTTTCCA AGGCCTTTGGTAATTTAAAGAAATCTGAGTTCTATGAGGAACCTCCCCCAGAAGTTAAGAGTGCATCAGAGCTCAATAATGCAAAAAATGCAGCATCAGGAGGAACAAAGCCCGCGACCAAAAATTGTGTTATTGTCAGCTCAAGACAG AGAGGGAACCCCATACTTAAATCAATACGAAATGTCCCATGGGAGTATGGAGAGATTGTACCTGATTACACAATGGGCAGCACAACCTGTGCCCTGTTCCTGAGTTTGCGGTACCACAACCTGAACCCTAATTATGTACATGACCGTCTAAAGCAGCTTGGTAGGCAGTATGAGCTACGAGTGCTGCTAGTATTG GTTGATGTGAAGGACCCCCACCATGAACTGAAGCAGTTGACCAAAATCTGCGTAATGGCCGACATGACCCTAATGCTGGCTTGGAATAATGAAGAGGCTGGGAGAATTATTGAGGTTTATAAAATGTTTGAGCACAAGCCTCCAGACCTCATCATGGAAAAGCAAGATGGCAATCCATACTCCAtg TTAATTGACGCCCTCACATCAATCAGATCCATCAATCGCACAGATGCCATGACCCTGCTTTCAAACTTTGGCTCATTGGAAAAAATTCTGGCCGCCACACAGGAAGAGCTAGCCTTCTGTCCTGGTCTTGGCCCACAGAAGGCTACAAAGCTGCACAAAGTGCTAAAGCAACCCTTCAAGAAAAATGACACACAGAAGAAGCTCAACACCCAGCAGCAGAAGGTCTTATCAAGCTCAAGTCAGTCAAAGGAAGTGGAAGATGTGACAGAAAAATAG
- the LOC125047594 gene encoding protein-lysine N-methyltransferase EEF2KMT-like, protein MPRVTSRPGLPRAENSRRSSGGVRSAAVPVPSQPERKGVGACQLDPRPRGCHTPCRSPALKVPARDDLEMTDVDFFRKASQAYLAGVGTSSLLWQYVKYGLDDVELPPSDIAARMVTALQHHPRSAVAPREAALGREILQWMKEEWAERGWTLPPTPLDDLPPTEPLAVSYKTYLGWGRGRSLDDGVTLLESRGGITHNTTGMMTWSGAAVLAEWATENPELLAGRRVLELGAGAGFTAAVLLTTPHERVGPPTAYTATDCNPLALALLHHNLHINVAADQPASEELAAFQQEMDRVLAAEDDADSEEVKPWTPPLQECHPGGATVVPGCDLGGDGWKTEVGVMQLDWCRPRPLPPVDVVVAADVVYAHSLIPPLLALIRSILQSPASDLPPGAPPGETPGEKAAYIACTRRTHETMGVFLEEVARQGLAYKQIYQSSLDIHHAVFTINETHRPVKVFKITLSGE, encoded by the exons ATGCCCCGGGTCACCTCGCGGCCTGGCCTCCCGCGAGCGGAAAATAGTCGCAGGTCAAGCGGCGGCGTCAGGTCCGCGgcggtgccagtgccaagccAGCCGGAGAGGAAAGGAGTCGGCGCCTGCCAGTTGGACCCGAGACCCCGAGGCTGCCACACGCCCTGCCGCTCTCCCGCACT AAAAGTCCCAGCGAGAGACGACCTCGAGATGACTGACGTCGACTTCTTCAGGAAGGCGTCGCAGGCGTACCTGGCGGGCGTGGGCACGTCCTCCCTCCTGTGGCAGTACGTCAAGTACGGGCTGGACGACGTCGAGCTCCCGCCCTCGGACATCGCCGCCCGCATGGTCACGGCGCTCCAGCACCATCCGCGTTCGGCCGTCGCGCCCAGGGAGGCCGCCCTCGGCAGGGAAATCCTGCAGTGGATGAAGGAGGAGTGGGCAGAGCGTGGCTGGACGCTCCCGCCCACGCCCTTGGACGACCTGCCGCCGACGGAGCCCCTGGCCGTGAGCTACAAGACCTACCTGGGCTGGGGGCGGGGCCGCAGCCTGGACGACGGCGTGACCCTGCTGGAGAGCCGCGGCGGCATCACGCACAACACGACGGGCATGATGACCTGGAGCGGCGCGGCCGTCCTGGCGGAGTGGGCCACGGAGAACCCCGAGCTGCTGGCGGGGCGGCGGGTCCTGGAGCTGGGGGCGGGCGCGGGGTTCACAGCGGCCGTCCTGCTGACCACGCCCCACGAGCGGGTCGGCCCGCCCACGGCCTACACCGCCACGGACTGCAACCCCCTCGCGCTCGCTCTCCTCCACCACAACCTGCACATTAACGTGGCCGCCGACCAGCCCGCG aGCGAAGAGCTAGCGGCCTTCCAGCAGGAGATGGATCGCGTTCTGGCGGCCGAAGACGACGCCGACTCCGAGGAAGTGAAGCCGTGGACGCCGCCCCTCCAGGAGTGCCACCCGGGGGGCGCCACG GTGGTCCCAGGGTGCGACCTGGGCGGCGACGGCTGGAAGACGGAAGTGGGCGTGATGCAGCTGGATTGGTGCCGCCCGCGCCCCCTGCCGCCCGTGGACGTCGTGGTGGCCGCCGACGTCGTCTACGCCCACTCGCTCATCCCGCCCCTCCTGGCGCTGATCAG ATCCATCCTGCAGAGTCCTGCCTCAGACCTGCCTCCTGGAGCGCCCCCCGGCGAGACGCCCGGGGAGAAGGCGGCCTACATCGCCTGCACTCGGCGCACGCACGAGACGATGGGCGTGTTCCTGGAGGAGGTGGCGAGGCAGGGGCTGGCGTACAAGCAGATCTACCAGTCGTCGCTGGACATCCACCACGCCGTCTTCACCATCAACGAGACTCACAGGCCCGTCAAGGTCTTTAAGATCACCTTGTCGGGCGAGTGA
- the LOC125047656 gene encoding cytochrome c oxidase assembly factor 7 homolog, protein MAFDLKKEEDVKEFLDNLGIEYRFGCFSEKRADSCHLLGDYLEGVKKDFEKAAKVFRTNCDDSSYAKSCYKFANYCFLGKGGKQNMDEAYSYYLKGCSAGDPDSCLNGGLMCVSNTPTAQQRPKDYDKGLELLDKACTGNNAFSCYYISGIFIQGVKDVIGKDMTKAFDYSNKACDLGNMYACANVSQMYRKGDGVNKNEEKSEEFKKKALDLQDQYKEQMQIQFQQGTKPV, encoded by the exons atggcttttgatttgaagaaggaagaagatgttaAGGAATTCTTGGATAATCTTGGAATCGAGTACAGATTCGGGTGTTTCAGTGAGAAGAGAGCTGACA GTTGCCACTTACTGGGAGACTATCTAGAAGGCGTCAAGAAAGACTTTGAAAAGGCAGCCAAAGTATTCAGAACAAACTGCGATGATTCATCATATGCAAAGAGCTGTTACAAATTTGCAAACTACTGTTTCCTGGGTAAAGGAGGCAAACAGAACATGGATGAGGCCTACTCCTACTACTTGAAGGGGTGCTCAGCAGGGGACCCCGACTCCTGCTTGAATGGAGGACTCATGTGCGTTTCAAATACACCCACAGCTCAACAGAGGCCAAAGGATTATGATAAG GGTTTAGAACTCTTGGACAAAGCATGCACTGGTAACAATGCATTCTCCTGCTACTACATTTCGGGTATTTTCATCCAGGGAGTGAAGGACGTCATTGGCAAAGATATGACAAAAGCTTTTGATTACTCCAACAAAGCGTGTGATTTGGGAAACATGTATGCTTGTGCTAATGTGTCTCAG ATGTACCGGAAAGGAGATGGAGTAAacaagaatgaggaaaagagtgaggagtTCAAGAAAAAAGCTCTTGACCTTCAAGACCAGTACAAGGAACAGATGCAGATTCAATTCCAGCAAGGAACTAAACCAGTTTAA
- the LOC125047655 gene encoding DNA excision repair protein ERCC-1-like isoform X1 produces the protein MREKSPLEEMSAAEESTGDAPAAASSVAGESKIKSGYVDIKKMQENSGASSVFSKAFGNLKKSEFYEEPPPEVKSASELNNAKNAASGGTKPATKNCVIVSSRQRGNPILKSIRNVPWEYGEIVPDYTMGSTTCALFLSLRYHNLNPNYVHDRLKQLGRQYELRVLLVLVDVKDPHHELKQLTKICVMADMTLMLAWNNEEAGRIIEVYKMFEHKPPDLIMEKQDGNPYSMLIDALTSIRSINRTDAMTLLSNFGSLEKILAATQEELAFCPGLGPQKATKLHKVLKQPFKKNDTQKKLNTQQQKVLSSSSQSKEVEDVTEK, from the exons ATGAGAGAAAAGTCCCCTTTAGAAG AAATGTCAGCAGCAGAGGAGAGCACAGGAGATGCTCCAGCAGCAGCTTCATCTGTCGCAGGTGAAAGCAAAATCAAATCTGGATATGTTGATATCAAGAAAATGCAAGAGAATTCTGGAGCTTCCTCAGTGTTTTCCA AGGCCTTTGGTAATTTAAAGAAATCTGAGTTCTATGAGGAACCTCCCCCAGAAGTTAAGAGTGCATCAGAGCTCAATAATGCAAAAAATGCAGCATCAGGAGGAACAAAGCCCGCGACCAAAAATTGTGTTATTGTCAGCTCAAGACAG AGAGGGAACCCCATACTTAAATCAATACGAAATGTCCCATGGGAGTATGGAGAGATTGTACCTGATTACACAATGGGCAGCACAACCTGTGCCCTGTTCCTGAGTTTGCGGTACCACAACCTGAACCCTAATTATGTACATGACCGTCTAAAGCAGCTTGGTAGGCAGTATGAGCTACGAGTGCTGCTAGTATTG GTTGATGTGAAGGACCCCCACCATGAACTGAAGCAGTTGACCAAAATCTGCGTAATGGCCGACATGACCCTAATGCTGGCTTGGAATAATGAAGAGGCTGGGAGAATTATTGAGGTTTATAAAATGTTTGAGCACAAGCCTCCAGACCTCATCATGGAAAAGCAAGATGGCAATCCATACTCCAtg TTAATTGACGCCCTCACATCAATCAGATCCATCAATCGCACAGATGCCATGACCCTGCTTTCAAACTTTGGCTCATTGGAAAAAATTCTGGCCGCCACACAGGAAGAGCTAGCCTTCTGTCCTGGTCTTGGCCCACAGAAGGCTACAAAGCTGCACAAAGTGCTAAAGCAACCCTTCAAGAAAAATGACACACAGAAGAAGCTCAACACCCAGCAGCAGAAGGTCTTATCAAGCTCAAGTCAGTCAAAGGAAGTGGAAGATGTGACAGAAAAATAG
- the LOC125047593 gene encoding uncharacterized protein LOC125047593, which translates to MPPSRQVLLLSASCVCWSKPTTVVNFSPVGYSPGIAPGFAYAFRATAPLYAPAAAPAGAQAVAQAVAGPAPTIVKTQYHSQDELGQYAFGYVGDASTAHEVRTLDGAVRGSYTYVDADGKLQTATYVADKNGFRVEATNLPVSSAPKSALPLPEPVQPTPEVQAATAAHLQAVAEVKAARARRSAPAQGYLPPPAAKKEAEAPLPVKKVVKVHAAPVAPVVHAHATPAVLAPLVHAHVAPLVLPQAAPFPLAAQAVFVRADPEALQRVAEVPLAAPALPALGVVPAAAPTQVLSQFHSQNELGGYEYGYAGGPSAKHEIRTADGVTRGSYSYVDANGELQTVSYVADDLHGFRVLASNLPEGPAEEH; encoded by the coding sequence atgcctCCTTCCCGACAGGTGTTGTTGTTGTCCGCGTCGTGCGTGTGCTGGAGCAAGCCCACGACCGTCGTTAACTTCAGCCCCGTCGGATATTCCCCGGGAATCGCCCCAGGGTTTGCCTACGCCTTCCGCGCCACCGCGCCTCTCTACGCGCCCGCCGCCGCCCCTGCGGGCGCGCAGGCCGTCGCGCAGGCGGTCGCCGGCCCCGCCCCGACCATCGTCAAGACGCAGTACCACAGCCAGGACGAGCTTGGCCAGTACGCCTTCGGCTACGTAGGAGACGCCTCGACCGCCCACGAAGTACGGACGCTTGATGGCGCCGTCCGCGGCTCCTACACCTACGTGGACGCTGACGGCAAGCTGCAGACGGCGACGTACGTGGCCGACAAGAACGGCTTCCGCGTCGAGGCCACCAACCTCCCCGTCTCCTCCGCCCCCAAGTCCGCCCTGCCCCTTCCGGAGCCCGTCCAGCCCACGCCCGAGGTGCAGGCCGCCACCGCCGCGCACCTGCAGGCCGTGGCGGAGGTGAAGGCCGCCCGCGCCAGGAGGTCCGCTCCAGCTCAGGGCTAcctcccgccgcccgccgccaagaaggaggcggaggcgcCGCTGCCCGTCAAGAAGGTCGTGAAGGTCCACGCCGCCCCCGTCGCTCCCGTCGTGCACGCCCACGCCACGCCCGCCGTCCTCGCCCCTCTCGTGCACGCCCACGTTGCCCCGCTGGTCCTTCCCCAGGCCGCGCCCTTCCCCCTCGCTGCCCAGGCCGTCTTCGTGAGGGCTGACCCCGAGGCTCTGCAGCGCGTCGCCGAGGTCCCCTTGGCGGCGCCCGCGCTGCCCGCCCTCGGCGTGGTCCCCGCGGCCGCCCCGACGCAGGTGCTGTCGCAGTTCCACTCGCAGAATGAGCTCGGGGGCTATGAGTACGGCTACGCGGGCGGGCCCTCCGCCAAGCACGAGATCCGCACGGCCGACGGCGTGACCCGCGGCTCCTACTCCTACGTGGACGCCAACGGAGAGCTGCAGACGGTGTCCTACGTGGCCGACGACCTGCACGGCTTCCGGGTGCTGGCCTCCAACCTGCCCGAAGGCCCGGCGGAGGAGCACTAG
- the LOC125047512 gene encoding 39S ribosomal protein L23, mitochondrial-like encodes MSTRWYPLYRRGNPQLRVFLPNFYMKLIKPRDPQPKNVVQFEVSMQMTKFDIKNYLEKIYNVPVENVVTHVRMGQVKRSKFGGYLVKDDDFKVAYVSLPATETFEFPNLFPEDKKDEEDKQMEQMDTLRKEWEKNKNRDKHRQGTPSWLGL; translated from the exons ATGTCGACTCGGTG GTATCCACTTTACCGCAGGGGAAACCCACAGTTGAGAGTTTTCCTGCCAAACTTCTACATGAAACTTATCAAGCCGCGAGATCCTCAGCCTAAAAATGTGGTGCAGTTTGAGGTCTCTATGCAGATGACCAAGTTTGACATCAAGAATTATTTGGAGAAGATCTACAATGTTCCAGTGGAAAATGTCGTGACACATGTCAGAATGG GTCAAGTTAAGAGAAGTAAATTTGGAGGATACCTTGTCAAAGATGATGACTTCAAAGTAGCGTATGTCAGTTTG CCTGCGACAGAAACCTTTGAGTTCCCCAACCTGTTCCCAGAGgacaagaaggacgaggaggacaagCAGATGGAACAGATGGACACTTtgagaaaggaatgggagaagaacaagaacagagaCAAGCATCGGCAGGGAACACCATCTTGGCTGGGATTGTGA